A genomic region of Oncorhynchus mykiss isolate Arlee chromosome 4, USDA_OmykA_1.1, whole genome shotgun sequence contains the following coding sequences:
- the LOC110520984 gene encoding left-right determination factor 2-like isoform X1 produces MDFLRACVLCAAALFTVSKAFTHKDMKDTLLQKLGLDEVPKIHKRDLENLVMPAHIKNKYLSMLKLHHERRRRSLPSLAGILRGIPGNADIYGEFVYSDTTRQRMVFDMDTRIPHNSEVTMAELKLYKKAPPHKRSMPERRNHRPVNNARVSIYWVEMLENGSNTTSLVDSRLIPIHETGWISFDVTQGVHYWSKTQQKTPMNLEVWIEGERPGSYAAEMAKSVHFTTQDQTENTLGKPELILYTLNLEEFGSRGDCEINPDKDTCCREKYFINFRALTWTQYWIIEPAGYQAYRCAGGCKQPKRNYGYGERKCTIAESAPLPMMYLVKKGDYTEIEVAEFPNMIVESCACTMDNISIV; encoded by the exons ATGGATTTTCTCCGTGCCTGCGTTTTGTGTGCTGCGGCTTTATTCACTGTGTCCAAAGCTTTCACGCACAAGGACATGAAGGATACCCTGCTTCAAAAACTAGGACTGGATGAAGTTCCGAAAATTCACAAAAGGGATTTGGAGAATCTTGTAATGCCTGCGCACATTAAGAATAAATACCTGTCAATGCTGAAGCTGCACCACGAAAGGCGGCGCAGGTCTCTGCCAAGCTTGGCGGGGATTCTGAGGGGAATCCCAGGAAATGCAG ACATCTATGGGGAGTTTGTGTACTCAGACACCACTCGGCAACGGATGGTCTTTGACATGGACACCCGCATCCCCCATAATAGCGAGGTGACCATGGCCGAACTGAAACTGTACAAGAAAGCCCCTCCTCACAAGCGCTCCATGCCCGAGAGGAGGAACCACCGTCCGGTTAACAACGCCAGAGTCTCCATCTACTGGGTAGAGATGCTGGAGAACGGCTCCAAcacaacatctctggtggactCACG GTTGATCCCCATCCATGAGACTGGCTGGATAAGCTTTGATGTCACACAGGGTGTGCACTATTGGTCAAAGACGCAGCAGAAAACACCTATGAACCTAGAGGTGTGGATCGAGGGCGAGAGACCTGGCAGCTACGCGGCAGAAATGGCCAAGAGTGTCCACTTTACCACCCAGGACCAGACGGAAAACACATTGGGGAAACCTGAGCTGATCCTCTACACACTCAACCTCGAAGAGTTTGG GTCTCGAGGTGACTGTGAAATCAATCCAGATAAGGACACGTGCTGCAGAGAAAAATACTTCATCAATTTCCGCGCGCTCACGTGGACCCAGTATTGGATAATCGAACCAGCGGGCTACCAGGCCTACCGATGCGCTGGAGGGTGCAAGCAGCCCAAGCGAAACTACGGCTACGGGGAGCGGAAGTGTACCATCGCGGAGAGCGCCCCGCTGCCCATGATGTACCTGGTCAAGAAGGGTGACTACACGGAGATAGAAGTGGCCGAGTTCCCCAACATGATCGTGGAGTCGTGTGCCTGCACCATGGACAACATCTCCATAGTTTGA
- the LOC110520984 gene encoding left-right determination factor 2-like isoform X2, producing the protein MKDTLLQKLGLDEVPKIHKRDLENLVMPAHIKNKYLSMLKLHHERRRRSLPSLAGILRGIPGNADIYGEFVYSDTTRQRMVFDMDTRIPHNSEVTMAELKLYKKAPPHKRSMPERRNHRPVNNARVSIYWVEMLENGSNTTSLVDSRLIPIHETGWISFDVTQGVHYWSKTQQKTPMNLEVWIEGERPGSYAAEMAKSVHFTTQDQTENTLGKPELILYTLNLEEFGSRGDCEINPDKDTCCREKYFINFRALTWTQYWIIEPAGYQAYRCAGGCKQPKRNYGYGERKCTIAESAPLPMMYLVKKGDYTEIEVAEFPNMIVESCACTMDNISIV; encoded by the exons ATGAAGGATACCCTGCTTCAAAAACTAGGACTGGATGAAGTTCCGAAAATTCACAAAAGGGATTTGGAGAATCTTGTAATGCCTGCGCACATTAAGAATAAATACCTGTCAATGCTGAAGCTGCACCACGAAAGGCGGCGCAGGTCTCTGCCAAGCTTGGCGGGGATTCTGAGGGGAATCCCAGGAAATGCAG ACATCTATGGGGAGTTTGTGTACTCAGACACCACTCGGCAACGGATGGTCTTTGACATGGACACCCGCATCCCCCATAATAGCGAGGTGACCATGGCCGAACTGAAACTGTACAAGAAAGCCCCTCCTCACAAGCGCTCCATGCCCGAGAGGAGGAACCACCGTCCGGTTAACAACGCCAGAGTCTCCATCTACTGGGTAGAGATGCTGGAGAACGGCTCCAAcacaacatctctggtggactCACG GTTGATCCCCATCCATGAGACTGGCTGGATAAGCTTTGATGTCACACAGGGTGTGCACTATTGGTCAAAGACGCAGCAGAAAACACCTATGAACCTAGAGGTGTGGATCGAGGGCGAGAGACCTGGCAGCTACGCGGCAGAAATGGCCAAGAGTGTCCACTTTACCACCCAGGACCAGACGGAAAACACATTGGGGAAACCTGAGCTGATCCTCTACACACTCAACCTCGAAGAGTTTGG GTCTCGAGGTGACTGTGAAATCAATCCAGATAAGGACACGTGCTGCAGAGAAAAATACTTCATCAATTTCCGCGCGCTCACGTGGACCCAGTATTGGATAATCGAACCAGCGGGCTACCAGGCCTACCGATGCGCTGGAGGGTGCAAGCAGCCCAAGCGAAACTACGGCTACGGGGAGCGGAAGTGTACCATCGCGGAGAGCGCCCCGCTGCCCATGATGTACCTGGTCAAGAAGGGTGACTACACGGAGATAGAAGTGGCCGAGTTCCCCAACATGATCGTGGAGTCGTGTGCCTGCACCATGGACAACATCTCCATAGTTTGA